Proteins co-encoded in one Granulicella cerasi genomic window:
- a CDS encoding DUF2076 domain-containing protein: MTPQEQQLIDGLVDRIRSTQAVDKDDEADRYLHSKLDSVPDVLYLLAQTVLVQQYGLDNAQGQITGLQQQIDEMQGQLEDAQAQLAQAQQKKPGSFLGKIFGTDEQQPQGGYPPQGYQGQPYPPQGGQYAPVNTGYPPPPPPYGQPSYGQPMGQPGYVQQPPASGGFMRGALQTAAGVAAGAMVFEGMESMFRGFGGSEHERPTEVVNNNYYGDESREHEHRESGDDSSFYNPSQDASRQGVDGGSEHRGFADTDNDNSGFDDNSSNDFSDGGDYDDSGSDDGGGFDDGGSNDDSF; this comes from the coding sequence ATGACACCGCAGGAACAACAACTGATCGATGGTCTGGTCGATCGTATTCGTTCAACCCAGGCTGTCGACAAGGATGATGAAGCGGACCGCTACCTGCACTCCAAGCTGGATAGCGTGCCGGATGTGCTCTACCTGCTCGCGCAAACCGTGCTCGTGCAGCAGTACGGGCTGGACAATGCGCAGGGGCAGATCACTGGACTGCAGCAGCAGATCGACGAGATGCAGGGACAGCTCGAAGATGCGCAGGCGCAGCTTGCCCAGGCACAGCAGAAGAAGCCCGGGAGCTTTCTCGGCAAGATCTTCGGCACGGACGAGCAGCAGCCGCAGGGTGGCTATCCGCCGCAGGGATATCAGGGACAGCCGTATCCGCCGCAGGGCGGACAGTATGCGCCCGTGAACACGGGCTATCCGCCGCCTCCCCCGCCCTATGGGCAGCCGAGCTATGGGCAGCCGATGGGCCAGCCGGGCTACGTGCAGCAGCCTCCGGCGAGCGGCGGCTTCATGCGCGGAGCCTTGCAGACTGCTGCGGGTGTCGCCGCCGGCGCTATGGTCTTCGAGGGCATGGAGTCCATGTTCCGCGGCTTCGGCGGCAGCGAGCATGAGCGCCCCACCGAGGTGGTAAACAACAACTACTACGGCGATGAGAGTCGCGAGCATGAGCACCGCGAAAGCGGCGACGACAGCAGCTTCTACAACCCCTCACAGGACGCGAGCCGCCAGGGCGTCGATGGCGGAAGCGAGCATCGTGGGTTTGCCGACACCGACAACGACAACTCGGGCTTCGACGACAACTCGTCGAACGACTTCAGCGACGGCGGCGACTATGACGACTCCGGCAGCGATGATGGCGGTGGTTTCGACGATGGCGGAAGCAACGACGACAGCTTCTAG
- a CDS encoding uracil-DNA glycosylase, with protein MATSPEQQLRAYVDYLRDMGVYDLYAREAPTAVLPEDVRTRLLEAASKVAAVKSAAPATAARAAAPAAQQPRPVQPAAGAFAARTAPTPPVAAPRPPATAPPRGDAPAFFGDDAPPPLPPELSAPMPKPKSFDELAPLPTQRVPAADRPAALAALRAEIGDCTRCPLAYAGRHNIVFDDGSPSARLMFVGEGPGQDEDLSGVPFVGKAGQLLNNMINAMGLKREEVYIANIVKCRPPNNRAPEFVEATTCSQFLLKQIDIVQPQVIVALGKTAANYLRGNNDSLTSQRGRWLAIRGAKLMVTFHPAYLLRDPAKKGEAWKDLQQVMAELGLQPPARKA; from the coding sequence ATGGCAACGTCGCCCGAACAGCAACTGCGCGCCTACGTCGACTACCTGCGCGACATGGGTGTTTATGATCTGTACGCCCGGGAAGCACCCACAGCGGTGCTCCCGGAGGACGTACGGACGCGCTTGCTGGAGGCTGCCTCCAAGGTAGCTGCGGTGAAGTCCGCAGCGCCCGCAACGGCTGCGCGCGCAGCTGCGCCCGCCGCGCAGCAGCCACGTCCTGTGCAACCTGCCGCAGGAGCCTTCGCAGCGCGTACGGCGCCCACGCCGCCTGTGGCCGCACCGCGTCCCCCTGCTACGGCGCCTCCGCGCGGCGACGCGCCTGCATTCTTCGGCGATGACGCGCCTCCGCCGCTTCCGCCAGAACTTTCCGCTCCCATGCCCAAGCCCAAGAGCTTCGATGAACTTGCGCCCTTGCCGACACAGCGCGTTCCTGCGGCGGACAGACCGGCCGCTCTCGCCGCCCTGCGCGCAGAGATCGGCGACTGCACACGCTGTCCGCTCGCGTACGCCGGCCGCCACAATATCGTGTTCGACGATGGCTCGCCGAGCGCGCGGTTGATGTTTGTCGGCGAAGGCCCGGGGCAGGACGAGGACCTCAGCGGCGTGCCGTTCGTCGGCAAGGCAGGGCAGTTGCTGAACAACATGATCAACGCGATGGGACTGAAGCGTGAAGAGGTCTACATCGCGAACATCGTGAAGTGCCGTCCGCCGAACAATCGCGCGCCTGAGTTCGTAGAAGCAACGACGTGCTCGCAGTTCCTGCTGAAGCAGATCGACATCGTGCAGCCGCAGGTGATCGTCGCGCTCGGGAAGACTGCCGCAAACTACCTCCGCGGCAACAACGACTCGCTCACCTCGCAGCGCGGCCGCTGGCTCGCAATTCGCGGTGCCAAGCTCATGGTCACTTTCCACCCCGCTTATCTTCTGCGCGACCCCGCCAAAAAGGGCGAAGCCTGGAAGGATTTGCAGCAGGTGATGGCCGAACTCGGCCTTCAGCCACCGGCGCGCAAAGCTTAG
- the rpoZ gene encoding DNA-directed RNA polymerase subunit omega: protein MINGELLQNKYSLVRGAARRARQLQSGAPPLGVSNSLKACRVAQDEIRHGKVTYTVMPKKTALIEPAA, encoded by the coding sequence ATGATCAACGGAGAACTTCTACAGAATAAGTACAGCCTTGTGCGTGGCGCAGCGCGTCGTGCACGTCAACTGCAGTCGGGTGCGCCTCCTTTGGGTGTGTCGAACTCGCTGAAGGCATGCCGCGTGGCGCAGGATGAAATCCGCCACGGCAAGGTGACCTACACGGTCATGCCGAAGAAGACGGCGCTGATCGAACCGGCAGCCTAA
- the gmk gene encoding guanylate kinase, whose translation MAGILFIISAPSGSGKSTLVNETRRLVQGLEFSVSYTTREPRGSEQDGVEYHFISKEKFREMIAAGEFLEHAVVFGDNYYGTAFSALDDARKRGHDLLLDIDVQGALQVMERVPEAVSMFILPPSPQILEKRLRHRSQAEGVTDESVIEKRLRQARQELEKLDSYKYALVNDELEQAVSEMRSIVLCERHENCDEDLSAESARCRTSEHSPKLEAALASFDVGLSKV comes from the coding sequence ATGGCCGGCATACTTTTCATCATCTCGGCGCCTAGCGGATCGGGCAAATCAACGCTCGTGAATGAGACACGTCGTCTTGTGCAGGGCCTCGAGTTCTCTGTCTCCTACACCACGCGCGAGCCGCGTGGGTCCGAGCAGGACGGCGTTGAGTATCACTTCATCAGCAAAGAAAAGTTTCGCGAGATGATCGCGGCCGGCGAGTTCCTCGAACACGCCGTTGTCTTCGGCGATAACTACTACGGCACGGCGTTTTCGGCGCTCGATGACGCGCGCAAGCGTGGTCACGACCTGCTGCTCGACATCGATGTGCAGGGTGCCTTGCAGGTGATGGAACGCGTGCCCGAAGCGGTGTCGATGTTCATCCTCCCACCAAGCCCGCAGATTCTCGAGAAGCGTTTGCGTCATCGTTCGCAGGCGGAAGGTGTCACCGACGAGTCGGTGATCGAGAAGCGTTTGCGCCAAGCGCGGCAGGAGCTCGAGAAGCTCGACAGCTACAAGTACGCGCTGGTGAACGATGAACTGGAGCAGGCCGTGAGCGAAATGCGCTCCATCGTGCTCTGCGAGCGCCATGAAAATTGCGATGAGGATTTGAGCGCGGAGTCTGCGCGCTGCCGCACGAGCGAGCATTCTCCCAAGCTCGAGGCGGCCCTGGCGAGTTTCGACGTAGGGTTGTCGAAAGTGTAG
- a CDS encoding ABC transporter ATP-binding protein, with amino-acid sequence MNRFLRLLSYMRPYSAHVSASVLLMAVVGGLSAFRILLIKPIVDNVLSAAASPDKVLTFVIPHTTRTVNLQGIIPHHFHNAWTVVALALIGSAIVKSLCDYLGTLLANKAGFGMITDLRNDLYNSVLRRSTAFFQRHTTGTLISTLINDVERVQSAMSTVLSDFLQQIFTLIFMIGVVVLVGGKMAWILLLFVPVIVSSSRRIGRSVRRTTRRGQDKLAEIQNIMQETITGNGIVKAFGMERWEMARFRSAADRLKTANMRSIAVQSISSPLMDALGAVAIALLLLFGRDRIVHGNWTTGIFITFLASVIVLYDPVRKMPVYYNAFQQAMGASDDIFRFIDEKDEVVERKRATKLEGFRDSITFDHVSFGYTADGGVTKDVLHDISLNVKRGEVVALVGPSGAGKSTLVNLLPRFYDVTGGSILLDGHDLRNLTITSLRKQIGKVTQETVLFNDSVRNNIAYGQPDVPMERIEEAAKAALAHDFILRLPEGYDTVIGERGARLSGGERQRLAIARALLKNAPILILDEATSALDTQSEAAVQAALENLMQDRTVLVIAHRLSTVRRANRIAVMEHGRITELGTHEELLAKGGMYSHLYQLQFGDDNAAGFEGVA; translated from the coding sequence ATGAATCGATTCCTGCGCCTGCTTAGTTACATGCGCCCCTACTCCGCGCATGTGTCCGCCTCGGTGTTGCTTATGGCCGTCGTCGGCGGCCTTTCTGCGTTCCGCATTCTGCTCATCAAACCTATCGTGGACAACGTGCTGAGCGCTGCGGCTTCGCCGGACAAAGTGCTCACTTTTGTCATCCCGCACACCACGCGGACGGTCAATCTTCAGGGCATCATCCCGCATCACTTCCATAACGCATGGACCGTCGTTGCGCTCGCGCTCATCGGCTCGGCGATCGTGAAGTCACTTTGCGATTACCTCGGAACGCTGCTGGCGAACAAGGCAGGCTTCGGCATGATCACCGACCTGCGCAATGATCTTTACAACTCCGTGCTGCGCCGATCTACGGCGTTCTTCCAGCGCCACACCACCGGCACGCTGATCTCAACGCTCATCAACGACGTAGAACGTGTGCAGTCGGCGATGTCGACGGTGCTTAGTGATTTCCTGCAGCAGATCTTCACGCTGATTTTTATGATCGGCGTCGTCGTGCTCGTCGGCGGCAAAATGGCCTGGATCCTGTTGCTCTTTGTGCCGGTCATCGTGTCTTCTTCGCGTCGCATCGGTCGCAGCGTGCGCCGGACCACGCGCCGTGGGCAGGACAAGCTCGCCGAAATTCAAAACATCATGCAGGAGACCATCACTGGCAACGGCATCGTGAAGGCATTCGGCATGGAGCGTTGGGAGATGGCGCGCTTCCGTTCTGCGGCGGATCGCCTGAAGACCGCGAACATGCGCTCCATCGCCGTTCAGTCGATCTCGTCGCCGCTGATGGATGCGCTTGGCGCCGTGGCGATTGCGTTGCTGCTGCTCTTCGGTCGTGACCGCATCGTGCATGGCAACTGGACGACCGGCATCTTCATCACCTTCCTGGCGTCCGTGATCGTGCTCTACGATCCGGTTCGCAAGATGCCCGTTTACTACAACGCCTTTCAGCAGGCGATGGGCGCCAGCGACGACATCTTCCGCTTCATCGACGAGAAGGACGAGGTCGTTGAACGCAAGCGCGCGACCAAGCTCGAGGGATTCCGCGACAGCATCACGTTTGATCACGTCAGCTTCGGCTACACCGCCGACGGCGGCGTCACCAAGGACGTGCTGCACGACATCTCGCTCAACGTGAAGCGTGGCGAAGTCGTGGCGCTCGTTGGCCCCAGCGGTGCAGGCAAGTCAACGCTCGTGAACCTGCTGCCACGCTTCTATGACGTCACCGGCGGCAGCATCCTGCTCGACGGCCATGACCTGCGCAACCTCACCATCACCTCGTTGCGCAAGCAGATAGGCAAGGTCACACAAGAGACGGTGCTCTTCAACGACTCGGTGCGCAATAACATCGCCTACGGCCAGCCGGATGTGCCCATGGAGCGCATCGAGGAGGCCGCGAAAGCCGCGCTCGCGCATGACTTCATCCTGCGCTTGCCGGAGGGCTACGACACCGTGATCGGCGAACGCGGCGCGCGCCTCTCTGGCGGCGAACGCCAGCGTCTTGCGATCGCGCGTGCGCTGCTCAAGAACGCTCCGATCCTCATCCTCGACGAAGCGACCTCGGCGCTCGACACGCAGAGCGAAGCTGCGGTGCAAGCCGCGCTCGAAAACCTGATGCAGGACCGCACGGTGCTCGTCATCGCGCACCGGCTCTCCACCGTGCGTCGCGCGAATCGCATCGCCGTCATGGAGCACGGTCGTATCACCGAACTCGGCACACACGAGGAGTTGCTCGCCAAGGGCGGCATGTACAGCCACCTCTATCAATTGCAGTTCGGCGACGACAACGCGGCCGGCTTCGAAGGCGTGGCCTAG
- the rapZ gene encoding RNase adapter RapZ, whose amino-acid sequence MAKAAKTSKGSKTVAKKAAGTPRHTEHERELVILTGMSGAGKASALKTFEDLGYYSVDNLPLDLIPRFAELVAKSADITHAALVIDVREGAKLDRFPAILKQVRKTLAVRVLFLEAEDNSLVRRFSETRRPHPLGRDETVISQVKAERKRLDPIRNVADILLDTTKFNVHELRAHINAQFSRGSADTTDRNLTISVMSFGFKNGVPSDADLVFDVRFLPNPHFVPEFRKLTGKHPKVAKYVRGFPQTQEFLDKATEMLTFLLPHYIKEGKSYLTIGIGCTGGQHRSVLITEELKKRLGAAGYRAKASHRDMPR is encoded by the coding sequence ATGGCGAAGGCGGCGAAGACGTCGAAGGGCAGCAAGACCGTAGCGAAGAAAGCGGCAGGAACGCCGCGTCACACCGAGCATGAACGCGAGCTGGTGATCCTCACCGGCATGTCCGGAGCTGGCAAGGCCTCGGCGCTCAAGACCTTCGAGGACCTCGGCTACTACTCCGTCGACAATCTCCCGTTGGACCTCATTCCACGCTTCGCCGAACTCGTCGCGAAGTCGGCGGACATCACACATGCGGCGCTGGTCATCGATGTGCGCGAAGGCGCAAAGCTCGATCGCTTTCCCGCAATCCTCAAGCAGGTGCGCAAAACACTCGCTGTCCGCGTGCTCTTTCTGGAGGCCGAGGATAACTCACTCGTGCGACGCTTCTCGGAGACACGTCGCCCGCATCCGCTAGGCCGCGACGAAACCGTGATCTCGCAGGTCAAGGCCGAGCGCAAACGTCTTGATCCCATTCGCAATGTTGCGGACATCCTGCTCGATACGACCAAGTTCAACGTGCACGAACTCCGCGCACACATCAACGCGCAGTTCTCGCGCGGCAGCGCCGATACGACCGATCGCAACCTCACGATCAGCGTGATGAGCTTTGGCTTCAAGAACGGCGTGCCGTCTGACGCCGACCTCGTCTTCGATGTGCGCTTCCTGCCGAACCCACACTTCGTTCCCGAGTTCCGCAAGCTCACCGGCAAGCACCCCAAGGTGGCTAAGTACGTGCGCGGATTCCCGCAAACGCAGGAGTTCCTCGACAAAGCCACGGAGATGCTGACCTTCCTGCTGCCGCACTACATCAAGGAAGGCAAGAGCTACCTCACCATCGGCATCGGCTGTACGGGCGGCCAACATCGCTCGGTGCTCATCACCGAGGAGTTGAAGAAGCGTCTCGGTGCAGCGGGGTATCGCGCCAAAGCTTCGCACCGCGATATGCCGCGCTAG
- the hpf gene encoding ribosome hibernation-promoting factor, HPF/YfiA family has protein sequence MIIEYTGRHTTITQNLKTQAEEGIARIGKVTNRCTHVHVTLTEDKYRKHAELTMQCRGESLVARCESTTMEQALHDALIKLETQAVRHKEKNATVRDHTPKPADVVATDQLDIAAA, from the coding sequence ATGATCATTGAATACACCGGCCGGCACACGACCATCACTCAAAACCTCAAAACGCAAGCTGAAGAAGGCATTGCGCGGATCGGCAAAGTCACGAACCGCTGCACTCATGTGCATGTGACGCTTACCGAAGACAAATACCGGAAGCATGCGGAACTTACGATGCAGTGCCGAGGCGAATCACTCGTCGCCCGCTGTGAATCGACGACCATGGAGCAGGCGCTACACGATGCGCTGATCAAGCTCGAGACACAGGCCGTTCGTCATAAGGAAAAGAACGCGACTGTCCGCGATCACACGCCCAAACCTGCTGACGTTGTCGCAACGGATCAGTTGGATATTGCCGCAGCCTAA
- the rpoN gene encoding RNA polymerase factor sigma-54: protein MQMVSVLALNKLELKDMINSELVENPVLEEIEEGGESFDERVGREGDRERSAEEVSAAERKDEKDPFDEIDFGSYFQDYLDPGFKTGGQSFDDFDPDRPSFEHFLSAPTTLSDHLYWQLGSLTLSVELRQAVEIVIGNLNEDGYLNATDEEIAGSFAFELGSEEDLTALIIEARKVLTQLDPAGLGAHNLQECLTLQLESEAIEDAEDPDVIALAKSIVAQHLMLLQRRDLRELIRVTKKPSEQVAAAVELIRRLDPRPGARYNQVTTRLIEPDVAFVKRGDEWVVAMNEEDMPSLRLSASYRRMMREKGTERDVREYVKERYKSAIQLLRNIEQRKNTIVKTCEAIVRRQQDFLDKGVEGLRPMMIKEVAEEIGVHPSTVSRAVANKYVHTPQGVYELRFFFSEGGNGSEGADLPLVLLKRRVKKLIEEEDPRKPWTDEYLAEELQRQGIKVTRRTVAKYREDMNIPSTHQRRMR, encoded by the coding sequence ATGCAGATGGTCAGTGTGCTGGCTCTGAACAAGCTCGAGCTGAAGGACATGATCAACAGCGAGCTGGTCGAGAACCCTGTCCTTGAAGAGATTGAGGAAGGCGGTGAGTCCTTCGACGAACGCGTGGGGCGCGAAGGCGACCGCGAACGTTCTGCCGAAGAGGTCTCCGCTGCCGAGCGCAAAGACGAGAAGGACCCCTTCGACGAAATCGACTTCGGCTCATACTTTCAGGACTACCTCGACCCTGGGTTCAAGACCGGCGGCCAGTCCTTCGACGACTTCGATCCGGACCGCCCGTCGTTCGAGCATTTCCTCTCTGCGCCCACTACGCTGAGCGATCATCTCTACTGGCAGCTCGGCTCGCTGACGCTGAGCGTCGAACTCCGTCAGGCCGTTGAGATCGTTATCGGCAACCTGAACGAAGACGGCTATCTCAACGCCACCGATGAGGAGATCGCTGGATCGTTCGCCTTCGAGCTTGGCTCGGAAGAAGATCTCACCGCGCTGATCATCGAAGCTCGCAAAGTTCTCACGCAGTTGGACCCTGCAGGCCTCGGTGCGCACAACCTGCAGGAGTGCCTGACGTTGCAGCTCGAGAGCGAAGCGATCGAAGACGCGGAAGACCCGGATGTGATCGCGCTGGCGAAGAGCATCGTCGCGCAGCACCTGATGCTGCTTCAGCGCCGCGACCTCCGCGAACTGATCCGCGTCACCAAGAAGCCGAGCGAGCAAGTGGCAGCCGCGGTGGAGCTTATCCGTCGACTGGATCCGCGCCCGGGTGCGCGCTACAACCAGGTCACCACGCGCCTCATCGAGCCGGACGTAGCCTTTGTGAAACGCGGCGATGAGTGGGTAGTCGCGATGAATGAAGAAGATATGCCTTCGCTGCGCCTCAGCGCCAGCTATCGCCGCATGATGCGCGAGAAGGGCACGGAGCGCGACGTTCGCGAGTACGTGAAGGAGCGTTACAAATCGGCGATCCAACTTCTTCGCAACATCGAGCAAAGGAAGAATACAATCGTCAAAACCTGTGAGGCGATCGTCCGCAGGCAACAGGATTTCCTCGACAAGGGCGTAGAGGGTTTGCGGCCGATGATGATCAAGGAGGTGGCCGAAGAGATTGGTGTGCATCCTTCCACCGTGAGCCGTGCCGTGGCGAACAAATACGTTCACACACCGCAGGGCGTCTACGAGTTGCGATTCTTCTTCAGTGAAGGTGGCAACGGAAGCGAAGGCGCAGACCTGCCGCTCGTACTCCTGAAGCGACGCGTCAAAAAACTGATCGAAGAAGAGGATCCACGCAAGCCGTGGACCGACGAATATCTAGCCGAAGAATTGCAGCGTCAGGGCATCAAAGTAACGCGACGCACGGTGGCGAAGTATCGCGAGGACATGAACATTCCGAGCACCCACCAACGCCGTATGAGATGA
- the lptB gene encoding LPS export ABC transporter ATP-binding protein, which yields MRTLRTEEIAKSYGGRQVVGGVSLEIRQGEVVGLLGPNGAGKTTSFYMIVGLVRPDAGRIVTDENDITRTPMYLRAREHRISYLPQEPSVFRKLTVEENILAVLETQHGTWEARRKKMESLLSQLSLTHVRKTQGYALSGGERRRVEIARCLAIDPAFILLDEPFSGIDPIAVLELQQIIFELKAAGIGILITDHNVAETLAVVDRAYIINQGRIFRTGTPGELGRDPEVRRVYLGEHFRLQERRAAASNDIS from the coding sequence ATGAGAACGCTTCGTACCGAGGAGATCGCGAAAAGCTACGGCGGCCGCCAGGTCGTCGGCGGTGTCTCGCTTGAAATCAGGCAGGGCGAAGTCGTAGGCCTGCTCGGCCCCAACGGCGCTGGCAAGACGACGAGCTTCTACATGATCGTCGGCCTCGTGCGCCCGGACGCTGGCCGCATCGTCACGGATGAGAACGACATCACGCGCACGCCCATGTATCTTCGCGCGCGCGAACACCGCATCTCCTACCTTCCCCAGGAGCCTTCCGTCTTCCGCAAGCTGACGGTGGAAGAGAACATTCTCGCCGTGCTGGAAACGCAGCATGGAACATGGGAAGCGCGCCGTAAGAAGATGGAGAGCCTGCTCTCGCAGCTTAGCCTCACGCACGTGCGCAAGACGCAGGGCTATGCGCTCAGCGGCGGCGAACGCCGTCGCGTCGAGATCGCACGCTGCCTTGCTATCGACCCTGCCTTCATTCTGCTCGACGAGCCGTTCTCCGGCATCGATCCCATCGCTGTGCTGGAGTTGCAGCAGATCATTTTTGAGTTGAAAGCTGCCGGCATCGGCATCCTCATCACCGATCACAACGTGGCGGAAACGCTGGCTGTGGTCGACCGTGCGTACATCATCAACCAGGGCCGCATCTTCCGCACCGGCACGCCCGGCGAGCTTGGCCGCGACCCTGAGGTGCGCCGCGTTTATCTCGGCGAACACTTCCGTCTGCAAGAGCGTCGCGCTGCGGCGTCCAACGACATTTCCTAA
- a CDS encoding LptA/OstA family protein: MRLSVERLRWVLSAGAILLVLVVFAFVGYGRYKALKTFRDLIKHSGATITHSTHGFTYSQTSKGRTLFTIHAARAEKRDDSKWALHDADLTLFDKNGKPADHIYGAEFEYDPDAGLAKALGEVHMDLQAPESLSKEAGAQPQIGGKEGRAPSALRSAADATRTIHVKTSGLVYMKALSVAATQEDVEFSYRGLIAHSHGAEFDQDQSIVHLLADVRLDGDLHGKPISLRAAKADLDRTKNIATLQQPTVESDGKRMRSANALINLRKDGSVESGVATGDVQLAEGTRIVRGQRLDVTMNENAMPKLAIMTGNVTLDDTSADRPMHGGSNVAQVHFDAKGEAHDVVAQGAAHFTSSDKGLARAVAGDLITVSLLPKTKGRAAHADTLHVVGHAIADGDSFTAKTNLKRHTNLRADDLLLKFRSGQKSVPEQLLGNGHAMLDQLTSNGERQQSTADRVQMSFDNAGQLAQALEVGNVHLRSETANRKDHTTQVSTGSAENALYDAASATLKLTTHAQVQQGEMQMAAREITLDNTTQDAQASGEILATLLPGKPMDKSESSHIMADAAQFSRGGQYAIFTGSDARPARLWQGGSQILAAKLTLDGRGHTLMARPNAPSAQVTAIFTSGGSADTKPAAKGKSSSSPKSTRINSAALDYSDARGEAVFTGGVRMLAATGDVRSQRATVFLSQRTPRTTPQISSADPSGRSLDHVVLSDNVRLLQPGRTGTGEQLLYTAATENFVLTGTAGHLPHIVDAQQGSVTGSTLVFNAGDSTIVVSGEGKGKGRVRTETSTQP, encoded by the coding sequence ATGCGATTGTCAGTCGAACGGTTACGGTGGGTTTTGAGCGCGGGCGCGATCCTGCTGGTACTGGTCGTCTTTGCCTTTGTGGGCTATGGCCGCTACAAAGCGCTGAAGACTTTCCGCGATCTGATCAAGCATTCCGGCGCAACGATCACGCACTCCACGCACGGTTTTACCTACTCGCAGACCTCCAAGGGGCGCACCCTCTTTACGATCCACGCAGCGCGCGCTGAGAAGCGCGACGACAGCAAATGGGCTCTTCACGACGCAGACCTCACACTCTTCGACAAGAACGGCAAGCCCGCGGACCACATCTACGGCGCAGAGTTCGAGTACGACCCTGATGCGGGGCTCGCCAAAGCGCTCGGCGAAGTCCATATGGACCTGCAAGCGCCGGAGTCGCTATCGAAGGAGGCAGGAGCGCAGCCGCAAATTGGTGGCAAGGAAGGTCGCGCGCCCAGCGCATTGCGTTCGGCCGCCGATGCGACCCGCACGATCCATGTGAAGACCAGCGGCCTGGTCTATATGAAGGCCTTGAGCGTTGCGGCCACGCAGGAGGATGTCGAGTTTTCCTATCGCGGCCTCATCGCGCACTCGCACGGAGCGGAGTTCGATCAGGACCAGAGCATCGTGCATCTGCTCGCGGACGTTCGCCTCGATGGAGATTTGCATGGCAAGCCTATATCGTTGCGCGCGGCTAAGGCTGATCTCGACCGCACGAAGAACATCGCCACGCTGCAGCAGCCGACGGTAGAGTCTGACGGCAAGCGCATGCGCTCCGCTAACGCGCTGATCAATCTCCGTAAGGACGGCTCGGTGGAATCCGGCGTTGCGACGGGCGATGTGCAGCTCGCCGAGGGCACGCGCATTGTGCGCGGTCAGCGCCTCGACGTGACGATGAACGAAAACGCCATGCCGAAGCTCGCCATCATGACCGGCAACGTTACGCTGGACGACACATCTGCGGATCGTCCGATGCATGGCGGCTCGAATGTGGCGCAGGTTCACTTCGACGCCAAGGGGGAAGCGCATGACGTCGTCGCGCAGGGGGCGGCGCACTTCACCTCGAGTGACAAGGGTCTCGCTCGCGCCGTGGCGGGTGATCTCATCACCGTCTCGCTCTTGCCGAAGACGAAGGGTAGAGCCGCGCATGCGGACACGCTGCATGTTGTTGGTCATGCCATCGCCGATGGCGACTCTTTCACTGCGAAGACGAACCTGAAGCGTCACACCAATCTTCGCGCCGACGACCTGCTGCTGAAGTTCCGCAGTGGTCAGAAGTCTGTGCCCGAGCAGTTGCTTGGTAATGGGCATGCGATGTTGGATCAACTGACCTCGAACGGCGAGCGCCAGCAAAGCACCGCGGACCGCGTGCAGATGAGCTTTGATAACGCCGGTCAGCTTGCCCAGGCGCTGGAGGTCGGCAATGTGCATCTGCGTTCCGAGACAGCGAACCGCAAAGACCACACGACGCAAGTGTCGACCGGCTCGGCAGAGAACGCTCTTTACGATGCAGCAAGCGCGACGCTGAAGCTCACCACGCATGCGCAGGTGCAGCAGGGCGAGATGCAGATGGCAGCACGCGAAATTACGCTCGACAATACGACGCAGGATGCGCAGGCGAGCGGCGAAATCCTCGCCACGCTGCTGCCCGGCAAGCCGATGGACAAGTCGGAGAGCTCGCACATCATGGCCGACGCTGCACAGTTCTCGCGCGGTGGCCAGTATGCAATCTTCACCGGCAGCGATGCCAGGCCTGCACGTCTGTGGCAGGGTGGCTCACAGATTCTCGCAGCGAAGCTGACGCTGGACGGCCGCGGCCACACACTGATGGCTCGACCCAACGCGCCGTCGGCGCAGGTCACCGCGATTTTCACCTCGGGGGGCAGTGCTGACACAAAGCCTGCGGCGAAGGGCAAGTCTTCGTCCTCGCCGAAGTCCACGCGCATCAACAGCGCCGCTCTGGACTACTCCGATGCCCGTGGTGAAGCGGTCTTCACCGGCGGTGTGAGGATGCTCGCAGCGACGGGCGATGTGCGTTCGCAGCGCGCGACGGTCTTCCTCTCGCAACGCACGCCCCGGACGACCCCGCAGATATCTTCGGCGGACCCCTCGGGTCGTTCGCTGGATCACGTGGTGCTCAGTGATAACGTCCGTCTTCTACAGCCAGGGCGCACAGGTACCGGTGAGCAGCTGCTTTACACCGCGGCGACTGAGAACTTCGTACTGACCGGCACGGCCGGCCACCTGCCGCACATCGTCGACGCGCAGCAGGGCAGCGTCACCGGCTCTACGCTCGTTTTCAACGCCGGGGATAGTACCATCGTCGTGTCGGGCGAAGGCAAGGGCAAAGGCCGTGTGCGCACGGAAACCTCTACCCAGCCGTAG